The following are from one region of the Luteimonas sp. MC1572 genome:
- a CDS encoding GGDEF and EAL domain-containing protein, which yields MASGQAVDYRQDSGAWARRFNHALVSLARQVWTEQCSLDNALAQICEAAAATLDVARVNVWRLHARQGVLRCVHAYDRVTGVHNPPGYDEAFDADSEYGAQLDTARVIDAADVLRDATLSASNAVLGEYLTRHGVVSLLDAPIRSEGELLGVVCHEHVGKPRTWSTEDEAFAASIGDFVAMAYEIQRRRDAERRLRYLELHDAQTNLPNRDHLLEVAHSALRPAHGEEASVAAIHVQVEHDGASRQDALVAAAMALRGGLGNDATLARVRDDGFALVPRRPLRESEALDLAGRCVSLVEEAAGAGGTRAAAGIAFSRDLASPSADILLRNAELASQRARALGMLNRCEVFDAGRHGELVVRMRLERALRDAYEQGHLDLHYQPVVDLADGRIRGAEALLRWRDERGGWRPCSEFIDVAERSGLIVRLGRWVLLEACMAAAAWPGADLQVAVNVSARQFEQPGLVTSVAQALQVSGLAAVRLTLELTETVLLHDADVASETLARLRALGVRIALDDFGTGYSSLARLKRLPIDCLKIDRSFVAGLPDDRRDQAIVCAIVGIAREIGLDVVAEGVENQAQVTALLGCGLTRGQGYHFGAAMPDLILRGHLGG from the coding sequence ATGGCCAGTGGCCAGGCAGTCGACTACCGGCAGGACAGCGGCGCATGGGCGCGCCGGTTCAACCACGCCCTGGTCTCGCTCGCGCGCCAGGTCTGGACCGAGCAGTGCAGCCTCGACAATGCGCTGGCGCAGATCTGCGAGGCCGCCGCCGCCACCCTTGATGTCGCCCGCGTCAACGTCTGGCGCCTGCATGCCCGCCAGGGCGTGCTGCGCTGCGTGCACGCCTACGACCGCGTCACCGGGGTGCACAACCCGCCGGGTTACGACGAAGCCTTCGACGCCGACTCCGAGTACGGCGCGCAGCTCGACACGGCGCGGGTGATCGATGCCGCCGACGTGCTGCGCGACGCGACGCTGTCGGCGTCCAACGCCGTGCTCGGCGAGTACCTCACGCGCCACGGCGTCGTCTCCCTGCTCGACGCGCCCATCCGCAGCGAGGGCGAACTGCTTGGCGTCGTGTGCCACGAGCACGTCGGAAAACCGCGCACCTGGAGCACCGAGGACGAGGCGTTCGCGGCCAGCATCGGCGACTTCGTGGCGATGGCCTACGAGATCCAGCGCCGCCGCGACGCCGAGCGCCGCCTGCGCTACCTGGAGCTGCACGACGCGCAGACCAACCTCCCCAACCGCGACCACCTGCTCGAGGTCGCGCACAGCGCACTGCGCCCGGCGCACGGCGAGGAGGCCAGCGTGGCCGCGATCCACGTGCAGGTGGAGCACGATGGCGCCAGCCGGCAGGACGCGCTGGTGGCCGCGGCGATGGCGCTGCGCGGCGGCCTCGGCAATGACGCCACGCTGGCGCGGGTGCGCGATGACGGCTTCGCGCTGGTGCCGCGCCGGCCGCTGCGCGAGTCCGAGGCGCTCGACTTGGCCGGCCGCTGCGTGTCGCTGGTCGAAGAGGCGGCCGGTGCCGGCGGCACCCGCGCGGCGGCCGGCATCGCGTTCTCGCGCGACCTGGCGTCGCCCTCGGCGGACATCCTGTTGCGCAACGCCGAACTCGCCAGCCAGCGCGCGCGCGCGCTCGGCATGCTCAACCGTTGCGAAGTGTTCGACGCCGGCCGCCACGGCGAACTGGTGGTGCGCATGCGCCTGGAACGCGCGCTGCGCGATGCCTATGAGCAGGGCCACCTGGACCTGCACTACCAGCCGGTCGTGGACCTGGCGGACGGCCGCATCCGCGGCGCCGAAGCGCTGCTGCGCTGGCGCGACGAGCGCGGTGGCTGGCGCCCCTGCAGCGAGTTCATCGACGTCGCCGAGCGCTCGGGCCTGATCGTCCGGCTCGGGCGCTGGGTGCTGCTGGAAGCCTGCATGGCCGCGGCGGCGTGGCCGGGGGCCGACCTGCAGGTGGCGGTGAATGTCTCGGCCCGGCAGTTCGAGCAGCCCGGGCTGGTGACCAGCGTGGCGCAGGCGCTGCAGGTGTCGGGGCTGGCGGCGGTGCGGCTGACGCTGGAGCTGACCGAAACCGTATTGCTTCACGACGCCGACGTCGCCAGCGAGACCCTGGCCCGGCTGCGGGCGCTGGGGGTGCGGATCGCGCTCGACGACTTCGGCACGGGCTATTCCTCGCTGGCGCGGCTGAAGCGCCTTCCGATCGACTGCCTGAAGATCGATCGCAGCTTCGTGGCCGGCCTGCCGGACGACCGCCGCGACCAGGCGATCGTGTGCGCGATCGTCGGCATCGCCCGCGAAATCGGCCTGGACGTTGTGGCCGAGGGCGTGGAGAACCAGGCGCAGGTCACCGCGCTGCTGGGCTGCGGGTTGACGCGTGGCCAGGGCTACCATTTCGGGGCTGCGATGCCGGACCTGATCCTGCGCGGGCATCTCGGCGGCTGA
- a CDS encoding tetratricopeptide repeat protein, whose protein sequence is MKCTIGRLSVAMLLALLPIAVSAQTLPKPKEFYFEDDAQVTRPLVLHAGNDDATVQKLLDVRSRSRGRREADLATAQLAHLSYAAGNTETGAALYAQALAAAGPSRTRPAVHWNHGWDLYRAGDPAAALEQWRMAGMERMKGPSWLPPTVALALWSLDRREEAVRWYAAAVRTEPGLWQSPDLARLLPDWRDEDRALLAEVAAAWRAAPPAWP, encoded by the coding sequence ATGAAATGCACCATCGGACGCCTGTCGGTCGCCATGCTGCTCGCGCTGCTGCCGATCGCGGTTTCGGCGCAGACGCTGCCCAAGCCGAAGGAATTCTATTTCGAGGACGATGCGCAGGTGACGCGACCGCTGGTGCTGCATGCCGGCAACGACGACGCCACCGTGCAGAAGCTGCTCGATGTCCGCAGCCGCAGCCGTGGCCGTCGCGAGGCCGATCTCGCTACCGCGCAGCTGGCCCACCTGTCGTATGCCGCCGGCAACACCGAAACCGGCGCCGCGCTCTATGCCCAGGCATTGGCGGCTGCCGGCCCCAGCCGCACCCGGCCCGCCGTGCACTGGAACCATGGCTGGGACCTGTACCGCGCCGGTGACCCCGCCGCGGCGCTGGAGCAGTGGCGCATGGCCGGCATGGAGCGCATGAAGGGACCGTCGTGGCTGCCGCCGACCGTGGCGCTGGCGCTGTGGTCGCTGGATCGGCGCGAAGAGGCGGTGCGCTGGTATGCCGCCGCGGTGCGCACCGAGCCGGGGCTCTGGCAGTCGCCGGACCTGGCGCGGCTGCTGCCGGACTGGCGCGACGAAGACCGCGCGCTGCTGGCCGAAGTGGCCGCGGCATGGCGCGCGGCGCCGCCCGCCTGGCCGTGA